The following are encoded in a window of Microcaecilia unicolor chromosome 14, aMicUni1.1, whole genome shotgun sequence genomic DNA:
- the LOC115457222 gene encoding olfactory receptor 1009-like, with protein MDSGNWTHVEEFIFLGFSLPPAQQFLMFTFVLAAYVLTITGDLIIIVLVRVDITLHTPMYYFVSNLCFLGITYTSTTLPRMLRDLLAETKSICVLCCFIQFYFFFVFGAIEHLLLTVMAADRYMAICNPLRYSAVMSQDVCSRLAIGCWVSCGLALMIPTIGLFQISFCGPNKINHFFCDFTPLLKLACSDTALTEVVFHVLSWSVIILCVALIAVSYFFIISTILKIPSTSGRKKAFSTCAAHFMVVLIYFSTITFIYLRTNTNDSYYLDKVASVFYCAVTPLLNPIIYGFRNKEVKEALKRTLEKCKNAFSDFLIWRKNVS; from the coding sequence ATGGATTCTGGCAACTGGACCCATGTGGAAGAATTCATCTTCTTGGGATTTTCTCTCCCCCCGGCACAACAATTTTTAATGTTCACATTTGTGCTGGCCGCCTACGTTCTAACCATCACTGGGGACCTGATTATTATTGTCCTGGTGAGAGTAGATATCACCCTCCACACACCTATGTACTACTTTGTCTCCAACCTCTGCTTCTTGGGAATCACCTACACCTCCACTACACTTCCCAGGATGCTCAGAGACCTGCTGGCAGAGACCAAGTCCATCTGTGTCCTCTGCTGCTTCATCCAGTTCTATTTCTTCTTTGTCTTTGGGGCCATTGAACACTTGCTCCTCACAGTGATGGCTGCAGATCGCTACATGGCCATCTGCAACCCACTGCGTTATTCAGCTGTCATGAGTCAGGATGTCTGCAGCAGGCTGGCCATTGGGTGCTGGGTATCCTGCGGCCTGGCTCTCATGATCCCAACTATCGGCCTCTTCCAGATTTCCTTCTGCGGCCCCAACAAGATCAATCATTTCTTCTGTGATTTCACCCCCTTGTTGAAATTGGCTTGCTCGGACACAGCTCTCACAGAGGTCGTGTTCCATGTCCTCTCGTGGTCTGTGATCATCCTCTGTGTTGCTCTTATTGCTGTGTCTTATTTCTTCATCATCTCCACAATATTGAAGATCCCGTCAACCAGTGGGCGTAAGAAAGCTTTCTCCACCTGTGCCGCCCACTTCATGGTGGTCCTCATATACTTCAGCACAATCACCTTCATCTACCTAAGGACAAACACTAATGATTCATATTACTTGGACAAAGTGGCATCTGTCTTCTACTGTGCAGTGACTCCTCTGTTGAACCCCATCATCTATGGCTTcaggaacaaagaggtgaaaGAAGCACTGAAGAGAACTTTGGAGAAATGCAAGAACGCATTCTCCGACTTTCTGATCTGGAGGAAAAACGTTTCTTAA